The Microbacterium sp. KUDC0406 genome includes a window with the following:
- a CDS encoding tryptophan synthase subunit alpha, with protein sequence MDLPFPRRASLEVLRAEAADERSVLVHERLRFGEDPWEFMSELPTTDELVVLLLRSDWVDAHGGSIRDRDWNDGVLRRIALEYPDLSTTVWQMLTPHSTSGI encoded by the coding sequence GTGGATCTTCCCTTTCCCCGCCGAGCGAGTCTCGAGGTGCTGCGCGCCGAGGCCGCCGATGAGCGCTCCGTGCTCGTGCACGAGCGGTTGCGGTTCGGTGAGGACCCCTGGGAATTCATGAGCGAGCTGCCCACGACGGACGAACTCGTCGTCCTGCTGCTGCGCAGCGACTGGGTCGATGCGCACGGCGGCAGCATCCGAGACCGGGACTGGAACGATGGCGTGCTGCGCCGCATCGCCCTGGAGTACCCCGACCTGTCGACGACCGTCTGGCAGATGCTGACGCCCCATTCCACTTCGGGAATATAG
- the trxA gene encoding thioredoxin, with amino-acid sequence MTAKATSQATWEQDVLQADGPVLVDFWAAWCGPCRMVAPVLDEIQSENPEKITILKLNVDENPELAMKYQITSIPAMKVFQGGEVKTTIIGAKPKFALEQDLAAFIG; translated from the coding sequence ATGACTGCCAAGGCAACCAGCCAGGCGACCTGGGAGCAGGACGTGCTTCAGGCCGATGGCCCCGTGCTCGTCGACTTCTGGGCCGCGTGGTGCGGTCCGTGTCGGATGGTCGCGCCGGTGCTCGACGAGATCCAGTCCGAGAACCCCGAGAAGATCACCATCCTCAAGCTGAACGTCGATGAGAACCCCGAGCTGGCGATGAAGTACCAGATCACGTCGATCCCGGCGATGAAGGTGTTCCAGGGCGGCGAGGTGAAGACGACGATCATCGGCGCCAAGCCGAAGTTCGCTCTCGAGCAGGACCTGGCCGCGTTCATCGGCTGA